In the Ilumatobacteraceae bacterium genome, one interval contains:
- a CDS encoding sulfurtransferase, which yields MALISVAELADIIDDPDVVVCDVRFHLADHGQGRREYDAAHLPGARFVDLHDELAAPSGGGRHPLPSIDEFGALLGRLGIQPGSMVVAYDDAGGATASRLWWMLRSVGHGRVSVLDGGMSAWVAAGHPTTGEVPAVTETEYPVAPEWTGIVDADAVAQSLEFGGTVVDARAPERFRGEVEPIDPRAGHIPGAINRFHGDVLGPDGLHLPTPELAAHFADIGANPIVYCGSGVTACHALLAMSQVGLTGARLYPGSWSEWSADPERPVATGD from the coding sequence ATGGCGCTGATCTCCGTGGCCGAACTCGCCGACATCATCGACGACCCCGACGTGGTCGTCTGTGACGTCCGATTCCACCTCGCCGACCACGGCCAGGGACGCCGCGAGTACGACGCGGCACACCTCCCCGGCGCACGGTTCGTCGACCTCCACGACGAACTCGCCGCTCCGAGCGGCGGCGGGCGCCACCCGCTGCCCTCGATCGACGAGTTCGGTGCGCTCCTCGGTCGTCTCGGCATCCAACCCGGTTCGATGGTCGTCGCCTACGACGATGCGGGCGGTGCGACGGCGTCCCGTCTCTGGTGGATGCTGCGGTCGGTCGGACACGGACGGGTCAGCGTGCTCGACGGGGGCATGTCGGCGTGGGTCGCCGCCGGGCACCCGACGACCGGAGAGGTGCCCGCCGTCACCGAGACGGAGTATCCCGTCGCTCCGGAGTGGACGGGCATCGTCGACGCCGACGCGGTGGCACAGAGTCTCGAGTTCGGCGGCACCGTCGTCGACGCCCGCGCCCCCGAGCGGTTCCGCGGCGAGGTCGAGCCGATCGACCCCAGAGCGGGCCACATCCCCGGTGCGATCAACCGGTTCCACGGCGACGTGCTCGGGCCCGACGGTCTGCACCTGCCGACGCCCGAGCTCGCGGCCCACTTCGCCGACATCGGCGCGAACCCGATCGTGTACTGCGGCAGCGGCGTCACGGCGTGTCACGCGCTGTTGGCGATGTCGCAGGTCGGCCTGACCGGCGCTCGGCTGTACCCCGGTTCGTGGAGCGAGTGGTCCGCCGACCCCGAGCGCCCGGTCGCCACCGGCGACTGA
- a CDS encoding wax ester/triacylglycerol synthase family O-acyltransferase yields MKQLTGLDASFLYMETPTTYGHVNGLAIYERPTPDFDPYAAVYERFGSMVGHVEPLRRRVVEVPFGLDHPYWVDDPHFDLDFHVRQIGLAPPGAADQLAEQVARIIGRRMDRTHPLWEVYVIEGLGDGRWAMLTKFHHATVDGAAGVIMLKMFTDESADAPWPFEPIAWTPDPLPADSELLKHTVGNLVANPVKATRLSLRVVRNMAEAAGLTTLGGVVARSRELIASRAGRSEEAEAVADQIRRVTLPVTPAPPTPWNKSVGPHRRFAMRSTALSNIKQLKDATGGTVNDVVMAICAGALREYLVQRDALPTAPLRAMVPVSIRTGLEEDPWTNRVSSIVAELPTDCDDPVERVARCRAAMDVAKHQLELVPATALTEATDATSPVVAGAAVRLMARLSDRVNLPVNVVISNVPGPREPLYFAGCKLDHYIPVSTISNGVGLNITVHSYEDRLDFGLVADRDLVPDLWDLVDLHVDEIARLFEASGAEWAEPQAKPAGRRGAMPKVEPAPKKSAAKKSSPKKSTAKKSSAKKSTAKKSTAKKSSPKKSTAKKSSAKKSSAKKK; encoded by the coding sequence ATGAAGCAGCTCACGGGCCTCGACGCGTCGTTCCTCTACATGGAGACCCCGACGACGTACGGCCACGTGAACGGGCTCGCCATCTACGAGCGTCCGACGCCCGACTTCGACCCCTATGCGGCCGTGTACGAACGGTTCGGGTCGATGGTCGGCCACGTCGAGCCGCTCCGCCGTCGAGTCGTCGAGGTGCCGTTCGGACTCGATCATCCGTACTGGGTCGACGACCCCCACTTCGATCTCGACTTCCACGTGCGCCAGATCGGGTTGGCCCCGCCCGGGGCCGCCGACCAGTTGGCCGAGCAGGTCGCTCGCATCATCGGCCGACGGATGGACCGTACCCACCCGCTGTGGGAGGTGTACGTGATCGAAGGGCTCGGTGACGGTCGCTGGGCGATGCTCACGAAGTTCCACCACGCGACCGTCGACGGCGCCGCCGGCGTGATCATGCTCAAGATGTTCACCGACGAGTCGGCTGACGCGCCGTGGCCCTTCGAACCGATCGCCTGGACGCCCGACCCGCTCCCGGCCGACTCCGAGCTGTTGAAGCACACGGTCGGCAACCTCGTCGCCAACCCGGTCAAGGCAACCCGACTCTCGCTCCGAGTCGTCCGGAACATGGCCGAGGCGGCCGGTCTCACGACGTTGGGTGGCGTGGTGGCGCGGTCGCGTGAGTTGATCGCCTCGCGGGCCGGACGGAGCGAGGAGGCCGAGGCGGTCGCCGACCAGATCCGCCGTGTGACGCTGCCGGTCACCCCGGCGCCGCCGACGCCGTGGAACAAGAGCGTCGGCCCGCACCGCCGTTTCGCGATGCGATCGACCGCGCTCTCCAACATCAAGCAGCTCAAGGATGCGACGGGCGGCACGGTGAACGACGTCGTCATGGCGATCTGTGCGGGTGCACTTCGCGAGTACCTCGTGCAGCGCGACGCGCTACCGACGGCACCGCTGCGGGCGATGGTGCCCGTGTCGATCCGGACCGGGCTCGAGGAGGACCCGTGGACGAATCGGGTCTCGTCGATCGTCGCCGAACTCCCGACCGACTGTGACGACCCGGTCGAGCGTGTCGCCCGCTGCAGGGCCGCGATGGACGTTGCCAAGCACCAACTCGAACTGGTGCCGGCCACCGCGTTGACCGAGGCGACCGACGCGACGTCGCCGGTGGTCGCCGGTGCGGCGGTGCGACTCATGGCGCGACTCTCCGACCGGGTCAACCTGCCGGTCAACGTCGTGATCTCGAACGTCCCGGGCCCACGCGAGCCGCTGTATTTCGCGGGGTGCAAGCTCGATCACTACATCCCGGTCTCGACGATCAGCAACGGCGTCGGCCTCAACATCACGGTGCACTCGTACGAGGACCGGCTCGATTTCGGACTGGTCGCCGACCGTGACCTCGTGCCCGACCTGTGGGACCTCGTCGATCTGCACGTCGACGAGATCGCCCGACTGTTCGAGGCGTCGGGTGCCGAGTGGGCCGAGCCACAGGCGAAGCCCGCCGGACGTCGTGGTGCGATGCCCAAGGTGGAGCCGGCGCCGAAGAAGTCGGCCGCGAAGAAGAGCAGCCCCAAGAAGTCGACCGCCAAGAAGTCGAGCGCCAAGAAGTCGACGGCCAAGAAGTCGACCGCCAAGAAGAGCAGCCCGAAGAAGTCGACCGCGAAGAAGTCGTCCGCGAAGAAGTCGAGCGCAAAGAAGAAGTAG
- a CDS encoding pyridoxamine 5'-phosphate oxidase family protein → MDVPGRIETIDELTALYRAPGAGAVSKQLDHINAGMAAFIDLSPFLVLATSDGAGSIDASPRGGPPGFVRRLDERHIAIPDLNGNNRLDSYRNIVVAGRAGVLMVVPGKTETLRINGPAAITTDPDLLAGFTDELRTPKAAIVIETAEIYGHCAKAFQRGHLWDESTWAALDAAPDLATMYSGVWNVDETTIRDGLAADYELGLAAD, encoded by the coding sequence ATGGACGTTCCCGGACGGATCGAGACCATCGACGAGCTGACGGCGCTGTACCGAGCGCCCGGTGCCGGGGCCGTCAGCAAGCAACTCGACCACATCAACGCCGGCATGGCCGCGTTCATCGACCTCAGCCCGTTCCTGGTACTGGCCACGAGCGACGGCGCCGGCTCGATCGACGCGTCGCCCCGCGGCGGCCCACCCGGGTTCGTGCGTCGGCTCGACGAGCGTCACATCGCGATCCCCGATCTGAACGGCAACAACCGGCTCGACAGCTACCGCAACATCGTCGTCGCCGGCCGCGCCGGGGTCCTGATGGTGGTACCGGGCAAGACCGAGACGTTGCGGATCAACGGCCCGGCCGCGATCACGACCGACCCCGATCTCCTCGCCGGCTTCACCGACGAGCTGCGCACCCCCAAAGCGGCGATCGTCATCGAGACCGCCGAGATCTACGGACACTGCGCCAAAGCCTTCCAGCGGGGCCACCTCTGGGACGAGTCGACGTGGGCGGCGCTCGATGCGGCGCCCGACCTGGCGACGATGTACTCGGGCGTGTGGAACGTCGACGAGACGACGATCCGTGACGGGTTGGCGGCCGACTACGAACTCGGCCTCGCCGCCGACTGA
- a CDS encoding L,D-transpeptidase family protein translates to MQVRSGYLAAVAAVVLLPACASTSIASTAPAPVRVVPATTEPATTTTAVVTLPAPETTEPATTRPAPTTTVPVETTTTIPVNKIAVPPADPPIVGVGQSDGDETRRAEERLLELGFWLDAADGDYNLTTSQAVMAFQKFYGLATDGVLGDETAAALTAVTERPHGRADAGTLVEIDKGLQLLMFVIDGKTEWILNASSGSEIPYEEPDQNTPGEIQRGDSVTRNGLHDVYRERAEGWWEGDLGEIYRPKYFTGGIAVHGSNHVPDYPASHGCVRVSVPAMDWIWETGIMPLETPVWVHEGVSA, encoded by the coding sequence ATGCAGGTGAGATCGGGGTACCTCGCCGCTGTTGCGGCCGTCGTCCTGCTCCCTGCGTGCGCGTCCACGTCGATCGCGAGCACCGCACCGGCTCCGGTCCGTGTCGTGCCGGCCACCACCGAACCGGCGACCACCACGACCGCGGTGGTCACACTCCCGGCGCCGGAGACGACCGAACCCGCCACCACCCGGCCCGCTCCGACCACGACCGTGCCGGTCGAGACCACCACGACGATCCCGGTCAACAAGATCGCGGTGCCGCCGGCCGACCCGCCGATCGTGGGTGTCGGCCAGAGCGACGGCGACGAGACCCGCCGCGCCGAGGAACGACTCCTCGAACTCGGCTTCTGGCTCGACGCCGCCGACGGCGACTACAACCTCACGACCTCGCAAGCGGTCATGGCATTCCAGAAGTTCTACGGTCTCGCCACCGACGGCGTGCTCGGCGACGAGACCGCGGCCGCGCTGACCGCGGTCACCGAGCGTCCGCACGGTCGTGCCGACGCCGGCACCCTGGTCGAGATCGACAAGGGCTTGCAGCTGCTGATGTTCGTGATCGACGGCAAGACCGAGTGGATCCTCAACGCGTCGAGCGGCAGCGAGATCCCGTACGAGGAGCCCGACCAGAACACGCCCGGCGAGATCCAGCGGGGCGACTCGGTCACCCGCAACGGGCTCCACGACGTGTACCGCGAGCGTGCCGAAGGCTGGTGGGAAGGCGACCTCGGTGAGATCTACCGGCCGAAGTACTTCACCGGCGGGATCGCCGTCCACGGGTCCAACCACGTGCCCGACTACCCGGCGTCACACGGCTGTGTCCGGGTGAGCGTGCCGGCGATGGACTGGATCTGGGAGACGGGCATCATGCCGCTCGAGACCCCGGTGTGGGTGCACGAGGGCGTCTCGGCCTGA
- the gluQRS gene encoding tRNA glutamyl-Q(34) synthetase GluQRS, whose amino-acid sequence MAGRFAPSPTGDLHLGNLRTALVAWLAARSAGLAFLVRMEDLDRVTSSVEHEHRQLADLAALGLDWDGEVVRQSDRFDRYRAEIGRLRADGRVYECFCTRREIRAEIEAAASAPHTHLPDGAYPGTCRDLTDDERRARRASGRTPALRLRTEGESITVHDVLAGEFVGAVDDVVLARADGVPAYNLAVVVDDIAQGVTQVVRGDDLLSSTPRQVLLYRLLGGEVPEYLHVPLVLGADGRRLAKRHGAVTLADLAAEGWSAEAVLGTLGRSLGLAASDERVTVGELLDRYDPSALERGPTMLATLVT is encoded by the coding sequence GTGGCCGGCCGTTTCGCACCCTCGCCCACCGGCGATCTCCACCTGGGCAACCTGCGCACCGCGCTGGTGGCGTGGCTCGCGGCACGCTCGGCCGGTCTCGCGTTCCTCGTGCGGATGGAGGATCTCGACCGGGTCACGTCGTCGGTCGAACACGAACATCGTCAGCTCGCCGACCTCGCCGCGCTCGGCCTCGACTGGGACGGCGAGGTCGTGCGGCAGAGCGACCGGTTCGACCGGTACCGCGCCGAGATCGGGCGACTTCGTGCCGACGGGCGCGTGTACGAATGCTTCTGCACGCGGCGAGAGATCCGGGCGGAGATCGAGGCGGCGGCGAGTGCCCCGCACACCCATCTGCCCGACGGCGCGTATCCCGGTACCTGTCGTGACCTGACCGACGACGAACGTCGGGCTCGTCGGGCCTCGGGGCGGACGCCGGCGCTTCGGTTGCGGACCGAGGGCGAGTCGATCACGGTGCACGACGTGCTGGCGGGCGAGTTCGTCGGTGCGGTCGACGACGTGGTGCTCGCCCGTGCCGACGGTGTGCCCGCCTACAACCTCGCGGTCGTGGTCGACGACATCGCCCAGGGGGTCACCCAGGTCGTGCGCGGCGACGATCTGCTGTCGTCGACCCCTCGCCAGGTGCTGCTGTACCGACTGCTCGGCGGAGAGGTGCCCGAGTATCTCCACGTCCCCCTGGTGCTCGGCGCCGATGGCCGGCGGCTCGCCAAGCGTCATGGCGCGGTCACGCTCGCTGATCTCGCCGCCGAGGGGTGGTCGGCCGAGGCGGTGCTCGGCACACTCGGGCGTTCGCTGGGCCTGGCGGCGTCGGACGAGCGGGTGACCGTCGGCGAGCTGCTCGACCGCTACGACCCCTCGGCGCTGGAGCGCGGACCGACCATGCTGGCCACGCTCGTGACCTGA
- a CDS encoding HNH endonuclease — translation MERILERDGDECVWCRRPLDVGLVAATTEHLIPRIKGGPSWIENELAACRRCNGERGHRTPGDWFDECERRGWQPNLATIVRALHALDEAIARRGGQRRARPYLAAQLRRLDPGARRASGS, via the coding sequence ATGGAACGCATCCTCGAGCGCGACGGTGACGAGTGCGTCTGGTGTCGACGTCCGCTCGACGTCGGCCTGGTCGCCGCGACGACCGAGCACCTGATCCCGCGCATCAAGGGCGGACCGAGCTGGATCGAGAACGAGCTCGCTGCCTGCCGTCGCTGCAACGGCGAACGCGGCCATCGCACGCCGGGCGACTGGTTCGACGAGTGCGAACGACGCGGCTGGCAACCGAACCTCGCCACCATCGTGCGCGCGCTCCATGCCCTCGACGAGGCGATCGCACGTCGCGGCGGTCAACGGCGGGCGCGCCCGTACCTGGCCGCGCAACTCCGCCGCCTCGACCCCGGTGCCCGACGGGCGTCCGGTTCGTGA
- a CDS encoding zinc ribbon domain-containing protein, producing MECPTCGRSVESGDRFCNGCGTSLEGVTDTTQIVAIVDDVDEGGTTADVDADTPPAGLPPVIVDASDDVDLAPTELVTIDTGDDELVDEPAWAATGSLPVTTPDEAATVTGDLPATEPITEVWMEQVADEPAATTPYDFTEREPVAITGEIESQVDATATMPVVPAAAPAPPPRFGFNLILLISLATGIVALVALFGNILTITSDTRLVQTDDTPAGFRTGTWILDDLADNLSIAGLIAVVAMVAGGVASGFRWRWGSGLAGGAGLAMAGLAAVAVGLAQFPIDTAHAFARVPADDPFVLTITRDLGYWLLLAVGALGIVLFFASVNDAFGDRRAGLNPWIAALGALAIVVAAAGPLLPENQAIFSDNWYLIEGVGEASALLLVGRLVQLGLFVIGGVVGFLSVRRWGLGLAVGASLPGLWLVISTLLDVGDRPVGLGFRNPGAVDMHVHGVTIIGTSAVIAMIVLALIGAYDQGVRERR from the coding sequence ATGGAGTGCCCCACCTGCGGACGCAGCGTCGAATCGGGTGACCGGTTCTGCAATGGATGCGGCACATCGCTCGAGGGCGTCACCGACACGACCCAGATCGTCGCCATCGTCGATGACGTCGATGAGGGTGGCACCACGGCCGACGTCGATGCCGACACCCCGCCCGCCGGGCTGCCGCCGGTCATCGTCGACGCGTCCGACGACGTCGACCTCGCCCCGACCGAACTCGTCACCATCGACACCGGCGACGATGAACTCGTCGACGAACCGGCGTGGGCCGCGACCGGCTCGCTCCCGGTGACGACCCCCGACGAGGCGGCGACCGTCACCGGTGACCTGCCGGCAACCGAGCCGATCACCGAGGTCTGGATGGAGCAGGTCGCCGACGAGCCTGCCGCCACCACCCCGTACGACTTCACCGAACGAGAACCGGTCGCGATCACCGGTGAGATCGAGAGCCAGGTCGATGCCACCGCGACGATGCCGGTCGTCCCGGCCGCTGCACCGGCGCCGCCACCACGATTCGGTTTCAACCTGATCCTGCTGATCTCGCTCGCGACCGGCATCGTGGCACTCGTCGCGCTGTTCGGGAACATCCTCACCATCACGAGCGACACCCGCCTCGTGCAGACCGACGACACCCCCGCCGGTTTCCGCACCGGCACGTGGATCCTCGACGACCTCGCCGACAACCTGTCGATCGCCGGATTGATCGCCGTCGTCGCGATGGTCGCCGGCGGTGTCGCCTCCGGCTTCCGATGGCGATGGGGTTCCGGTCTCGCCGGCGGTGCCGGACTGGCGATGGCCGGCCTCGCTGCAGTCGCCGTCGGGCTCGCCCAGTTCCCGATCGACACGGCCCACGCGTTCGCCCGGGTGCCGGCCGACGACCCGTTCGTCCTCACGATCACCCGAGATCTCGGCTACTGGCTCCTGCTCGCCGTCGGCGCCCTCGGGATCGTGCTGTTCTTCGCCTCGGTCAACGACGCGTTCGGCGATCGCCGCGCCGGACTCAATCCGTGGATCGCCGCGCTCGGCGCACTGGCGATCGTCGTCGCAGCCGCCGGCCCCCTGCTCCCCGAGAACCAGGCGATCTTCAGCGACAACTGGTACCTGATCGAAGGCGTCGGCGAAGCGTCCGCCCTCCTGCTCGTGGGCCGCCTCGTCCAACTCGGACTCTTCGTGATCGGCGGTGTCGTCGGCTTCCTGTCCGTGCGCCGATGGGGGCTGGGACTCGCGGTCGGCGCATCGCTCCCGGGTCTGTGGCTCGTGATCAGCACGCTGCTCGACGTCGGCGACCGCCCCGTCGGGCTCGGGTTCCGGAACCCTGGCGCGGTCGACATGCACGTCCACGGCGTCACGATCATCGGCACGAGCGCCGTCATCGCCATGATCGTCCTGGCCCTGATCGGCGCCTACGATCAGGGCGTCCGCGAGCGTCGCTGA
- a CDS encoding beta-eliminating lyase-related protein has protein sequence MTQIEFRSDNAAGVAPEIVQAVADANVGSAIAYGDDDVTARLHDVVREVFEHDTARVFPVTSGTAANALALTAMCPPWGAVLCHETAHILNSEGGATSMLGGGAVMRAVGGGDYRVRPDELRATLAGVRWGDPHHSQPAVLSLTSPTDMGTIYAVDEIAELAEIAGGHGLKMHLDGARIANALVALGCTPAELTWKAGIDAVSLGCTKNGALSSEAIVVFDDAIADELVYRTKRSGHVTSKMRFQSAQVIAYLTDDLWLRLAGNSNARMKRLAAGLEPLGVRFVNRPDVNMLFADVGDEAARAMADAGMLFYEASGGVIRLVTSWQTTDDDIDRALDIAATALSG, from the coding sequence GTGACACAGATCGAGTTCCGGAGTGACAACGCGGCCGGGGTCGCCCCCGAGATCGTGCAGGCCGTCGCCGACGCCAACGTCGGTTCCGCGATCGCCTACGGCGACGACGACGTCACCGCTCGTCTCCACGACGTCGTCCGCGAGGTGTTCGAACACGACACCGCACGCGTGTTCCCGGTCACCAGCGGCACGGCCGCCAACGCGCTCGCGCTGACGGCGATGTGCCCACCATGGGGCGCCGTGCTGTGTCACGAGACCGCCCACATCCTCAACAGCGAGGGCGGTGCGACGTCGATGCTCGGCGGGGGCGCCGTCATGCGTGCCGTCGGTGGCGGCGACTATCGCGTCCGGCCCGACGAACTGCGGGCGACGCTCGCCGGCGTCCGCTGGGGAGACCCGCACCATTCCCAGCCGGCGGTGCTGTCGCTGACCTCGCCGACCGACATGGGCACGATCTACGCGGTCGACGAGATCGCCGAACTCGCCGAGATCGCCGGGGGCCATGGGCTCAAGATGCACCTCGACGGTGCTCGGATCGCCAACGCCCTCGTCGCGCTCGGGTGCACACCGGCCGAACTGACCTGGAAGGCCGGCATCGACGCGGTGTCGCTCGGATGCACCAAGAACGGGGCGCTCTCGTCCGAGGCGATCGTCGTGTTCGACGACGCGATCGCCGACGAACTCGTCTATCGGACCAAACGATCCGGCCACGTCACGTCGAAGATGCGGTTCCAGTCGGCGCAGGTGATCGCCTACCTCACCGACGACCTGTGGCTCCGCCTCGCCGGCAACTCCAACGCCCGGATGAAGCGATTGGCCGCCGGCCTCGAGCCGCTGGGGGTCCGGTTCGTCAACCGACCCGACGTCAACATGCTGTTCGCCGACGTCGGCGACGAAGCCGCTCGGGCGATGGCTGACGCCGGGATGCTCTTCTACGAGGCGAGCGGTGGCGTGATCCGGCTCGTGACGAGTTGGCAGACCACCGACGACGACATCGACCGGGCGCTCGACATCGCCGCGACCGCGTTGTCGGGCTGA
- a CDS encoding pyridoxamine 5'-phosphate oxidase family protein, with translation MTIGPLYGAGARAIQDQFDSRRLADRLHDLTVHTELTDDDTALIGAQSTAWVSTVDSDGWPDVSYKGGDVGFVRVVSPTELRIPAYDGNGMMRTLGNIVDTGRVALLFVDHDRPWRLRLHGEATVSTTEVDVGAFHGAFAVITVSVARVFPNCGRYIHRDEVSANVPRVGHEPPVPDWKTYDVINDALPAHDPARRAAGDR, from the coding sequence ATGACCATCGGCCCGCTCTACGGCGCAGGCGCTCGCGCGATCCAGGACCAGTTCGACTCGCGGCGGCTCGCCGACCGACTGCACGACCTGACGGTCCACACCGAACTGACCGACGACGACACGGCGCTGATCGGCGCGCAGTCGACGGCGTGGGTGTCGACCGTCGACTCCGACGGGTGGCCCGACGTGTCGTACAAGGGCGGCGACGTCGGCTTCGTGCGGGTCGTGTCGCCGACCGAGTTGCGGATCCCCGCCTACGACGGCAACGGGATGATGCGCACCCTGGGCAACATCGTCGACACCGGTCGGGTCGCCCTGCTGTTCGTCGACCATGACCGGCCGTGGCGACTCCGCCTCCACGGCGAGGCGACCGTGTCGACGACGGAGGTCGACGTCGGCGCATTCCACGGCGCCTTCGCGGTGATCACCGTGAGCGTCGCACGCGTCTTCCCCAACTGCGGGCGCTACATCCATCGCGACGAGGTGTCGGCGAACGTGCCGCGGGTCGGCCACGAACCTCCGGTGCCCGACTGGAAGACCTACGACGTCATCAACGACGCACTCCCGGCGCACGACCCGGCGCGCCGCGCCGCCGGCGACCGCTGA
- a CDS encoding VOC family protein, producing MKSLGVHHVSINVSNPDRSIAFYTDVLGGTVRTDRPDFEIGGAWIDFGAAQVHLIETDVPPNMGQHFAILVDDVDAVVRELRAKGYQVEDARVVGPDRQTFIDDPDGNLIELHQIGTATS from the coding sequence ATGAAGTCGCTCGGCGTGCACCACGTGTCGATCAACGTGTCGAACCCCGATCGGAGTATCGCGTTCTACACCGACGTACTCGGCGGGACGGTCCGCACCGACCGGCCGGACTTCGAGATCGGAGGCGCATGGATCGACTTCGGCGCCGCTCAGGTCCACCTCATCGAAACCGACGTTCCCCCGAACATGGGTCAACACTTCGCGATCCTGGTCGACGATGTCGATGCCGTCGTTCGCGAGCTGCGGGCGAAGGGGTACCAGGTCGAGGATGCACGGGTGGTCGGACCCGACCGCCAGACCTTCATCGACGACCCGGACGGCAACCTGATCGAACTCCACCAGATCGGAACAGCGACGTCGTGA
- a CDS encoding sigma-70 family RNA polymerase sigma factor, whose protein sequence is MNAELTVATSTVTQVDADALVADLFATEARSLVHLARMFCDDQAAAEDLVQEAFIRLHRSAGSIRDLGRAPAFLRSIVINLARDHNRRGLMSLRHRATTHRSGVETGLEDEALDVAAGRAVLTSVRLLPERQRACVVLRYYLQYSESETADTLGISKSSVKTHCRRALAALERVLEDDR, encoded by the coding sequence GTGAACGCCGAACTGACGGTGGCGACCTCCACCGTCACGCAGGTCGACGCCGATGCGCTCGTCGCCGACCTGTTCGCCACCGAAGCCCGGTCACTCGTCCACCTCGCACGAATGTTCTGCGACGATCAGGCGGCCGCCGAGGACCTCGTGCAGGAGGCGTTCATCCGGCTCCATCGTTCGGCCGGATCGATCCGCGACCTCGGTCGGGCCCCCGCCTTCCTCCGGTCGATCGTGATCAATTTGGCTCGCGATCACAACCGACGGGGTCTGATGTCGCTGCGCCACCGAGCGACGACGCATCGGTCCGGCGTCGAGACAGGTCTCGAAGACGAGGCGCTCGACGTGGCGGCAGGTCGGGCGGTGCTCACGTCGGTTCGCCTCCTGCCCGAACGGCAACGGGCGTGCGTCGTCCTTCGCTACTACCTGCAGTACTCCGAATCCGAGACGGCCGACACGCTCGGCATCTCGAAGAGCTCCGTGAAGACCCACTGTCGCCGGGCGCTCGCTGCGCTCGAGCGCGTCTTGGAGGACGATCGATGA
- a CDS encoding ABC transporter ATP-binding protein — MPMTHDVTEPRARVGGRVELVSLMKSYGSQRVLKGIDLTVEAGEFFSLLGPSGCGKTTTLRLIGGFEENEAGAVLIDGVDIAGVAPERRPVNTVFQNYALFPHMTVADNVGFGLRFQNCSKDERRRRVGEALELVRLSDFGGRRPHQLSGGQQQRVALARALVLRPRVLLLDEPLGALDAKLRRALQFELKELHREVGITFVYVTHDQEEALTMSDRLAVMREGTIEQVGPPQEVYDVPNSTYVADFLGLANLLPGVVTSNGEVEVLGRTLPASTGSVRGVCTVFARPERLALTDPIADPSADRVLGVVDDVAFVGSTTHVRVAVDGQELEVVLSNDGASSVPTPGTRIGVVLAREALRVLER, encoded by the coding sequence ATGCCGATGACGCACGATGTGACCGAACCCCGGGCACGGGTCGGTGGGCGGGTCGAACTCGTCTCGCTGATGAAGTCCTACGGCTCGCAGCGGGTGCTCAAAGGCATCGACCTCACGGTCGAGGCTGGTGAGTTCTTCTCGTTGCTCGGACCCTCGGGGTGCGGCAAGACCACCACGCTGCGACTGATCGGCGGGTTCGAGGAGAACGAGGCGGGCGCGGTGCTGATCGACGGGGTCGACATCGCCGGCGTCGCTCCAGAGCGGCGGCCCGTCAACACGGTGTTCCAGAACTACGCACTGTTCCCGCACATGACGGTCGCCGACAACGTCGGCTTCGGGCTCCGGTTCCAGAACTGCTCGAAGGACGAGCGTCGCCGCCGGGTCGGCGAGGCGCTCGAACTCGTCCGGCTCTCCGACTTCGGTGGTCGTCGACCGCATCAACTCTCCGGCGGCCAGCAGCAGCGCGTGGCGCTCGCCCGCGCCCTCGTGTTACGACCGCGGGTACTCCTGCTCGACGAGCCGCTGGGCGCACTCGACGCCAAGCTGCGTCGTGCCCTGCAGTTCGAGTTGAAAGAGTTGCATCGCGAGGTCGGCATCACGTTCGTGTACGTGACGCACGATCAGGAGGAGGCGCTCACCATGAGCGATCGCCTCGCGGTGATGCGCGAGGGCACGATCGAACAGGTCGGTCCACCGCAGGAGGTCTACGACGTACCCAACTCCACCTACGTGGCCGACTTCCTCGGTCTCGCGAATCTGCTGCCCGGTGTCGTGACGAGCAACGGCGAGGTCGAGGTGCTCGGCCGCACGTTGCCGGCGAGTACCGGAAGCGTTCGTGGCGTCTGCACCGTGTTCGCCCGCCCGGAGCGACTGGCGTTGACCGACCCCATCGCCGACCCGTCCGCGGATCGTGTCCTCGGGGTGGTGGACGACGTGGCGTTCGTCGGTTCGACCACGCACGTTCGTGTCGCGGTCGACGGTCAGGAGCTCGAGGTGGTGCTGTCGAACGACGGTGCGTCGTCGGTACCGACCCCCGGAACGCGAATCGGTGTGGTGTTGGCGCGCGAGGCCCTGCGCGTCCTCGAACGCTGA